One region of Anas acuta chromosome Z, bAnaAcu1.1, whole genome shotgun sequence genomic DNA includes:
- the LOC137848574 gene encoding E3 ubiquitin-protein ligase Topors-like — protein sequence MDCDCVALAAHMRAQSPTAPASARTPAERLREVWSEERGWPWCWCRALGVAAAALSALPRAIRASSTALRRSGRRETQEERSQRQSVTAAGAAAVRRSSPSSPAPRSPLQQLESMATALESRCPICLDTWDNAGYVMPCLHQFCFRCIQQWVESKPECPLCKRRVSSIVHSVRADNEFEELIIPAPAEASVITQPAGRARGRAATTNPRHHPAASPPSAAGPALVGGLQPEVWASLFRDHPTLIHPVLPWLRQELRRIHGADHAEAQMVEDLLTSAVGLLGLDEDRLVQLLQLSMPEHAATFVHRLIGITVQRCSWVAHRLLGLEGSRAAMGQAGSPAAGPRPSASREGPPGPGPEPSNNAARGSTDELAGSSSAALQGSRGQPPSSPVPVPRNQEAPQEAVPGASTADQGRDHPQRGPRRAPKRRAPTSQASSPAAKKRPPRRQH from the exons ATGGATTGTGACTGCGTGGCCCTGGCTGCTCATATGCGGGCGCAGAGTCCCACCGCGCCGGCTAGTGCCCGCACTCCGGCTGAGCGGTTGCGTGAGGTCTGGAGTGAGGAGCGAGGTTGGCCTTGGTGCTGGTGTCGTGCCCTGGGagttgctgcagcagctctcagtgCCCTTCCCAGAGCCATCAGAGCTTCTTCCACGGCCCTGCGTCGTTCGGGCCGTCGGGAGACCCAGGAGGAGCGCTCGCAGCGGCAGAG CGTGAcagctgctggtgcagcagcagtgaggaggAGCAGCCCCTCATCCCCTGCTCCACGCAgcccactgcagcagctggagagcatGGCCACGGCGCTGGAGAGCCGCTGCCCCATTTGCCTTGACACCTGGGACAACGCGGGCTACGTGATGCCATGTCTCCACCAGTTCTGCTTCCGATGCATCCAGCAGTGGGTGGAGAGCAAGCCCGAGTGCCCCCTCTGCAAGAGGAGGGTCAGCTCCATCGTGCACTCGGTGCGGGCAGACAATGAATTTGAGGAGCTCATCATCCCAGCGCCGGCAGAAGCGTCTGTCATCACCCAGCCGGCTGGGAGAGCTCGTGGCCGCGCAGCCACCACCAACCCCCGTCACCACCCTGCAGCATCTCCGCCATCAGCTGCAGGGCCGGCTCTTGTGGGAGGCCTCCAGCCTGAAGTTTGGGCCTCCCTTTTCCGAGACCACCCAACGCTGATCCATCCCGTGCTGCCCTGGCTGCGCCAGGAGCTGAGGCGCATCCATGGGGCTGACCACGCGGAGGCGCAAATGGTGGAAGACCTCCTCACCTCCGCCGTGGGCCTCCTGGGGCTGGATGAAGATCGCctggtgcagctgctgcagctttccaTGCCGGAGCACGCAGCCACCTTTGTGCACCGGCTCATCGGCATCACCGTGCAGCGGTGCAGCTGGGTGGCCCACCGCCTGCTGGGCCTGGAGGGCTCCCGTGCTGCCATGGGACAGGCAGGCAGCCCCGCAGCTGGCCCCAGGCCTTCTGCCTCCCGAGAGGGGCCTCCTGGTCCTGGTCCAGAGCCCTCCAACAACGCTGCTCGAGGCAGCACAGACGAACTCGCGGGCAGCTCCAGCGCTGCCCTTCAAGGGAGTCGCGGCCAGCCCCCCTCCAGCCCAGTTCCTGTCCCCAGGAACCAAGAAGCGCCCCAGGAGGCTGTGCCCGGAGCCTCCACAGCAGACCAGGGCAGGGACCATCCCCAAAGGGGGCCCCGGCGAGCCCCGAAGAGGAGGGCCCCCACCTCCCAGGCCTCTTCTCCAGCAGCCAAGAAGAGGCCACCCCGCCGGCAACACTAG